The following are encoded together in the Opitutus sp. ER46 genome:
- a CDS encoding GxxExxY protein translates to MPDPLLYREEAYQIIGACFAVYREKGHGFAEAVYQDSLEIELEHSAVPYEAQRNFQITHRGQPLRHSFTPNLVCFGKILVELKAVRTLADEHRAQVLNYLKVAKLQLALLVNFGAYPQLQWERLVLTHP, encoded by the coding sequence ATGCCCGACCCGCTCCTGTACCGCGAGGAAGCATACCAGATCATCGGTGCGTGTTTCGCGGTCTATCGAGAAAAGGGACACGGCTTCGCAGAGGCGGTGTATCAGGACTCACTGGAGATCGAGCTTGAGCACAGCGCCGTGCCTTACGAAGCCCAGCGCAACTTTCAGATCACCCACCGGGGGCAGCCGCTGCGGCACAGCTTTACTCCCAACCTCGTTTGTTTCGGCAAGATCCTGGTCGAGCTGAAAGCGGTGAGGACGCTGGCCGATGAACACCGAGCCCAGGTGCTCAACTACCTCAAGGTCGCAAAGCTGCAGCTTGCCCTGCTGGTGAACTTCGGGGCATACCCTCAACTTCAGTGGGAGCGTCTCGTGCTCACCCACCCCTGA
- a CDS encoding LptA/OstA family protein — protein sequence MNRFLRASGLFISALLAGSVLRAADAPTTPTVIEADRSDMVSTEVETTFTFRQNVVVTATNMKLMCDQLVVVAPRTGDTKATFGTQEKFKSLVATGHVRILQNDREATCERAEVFPGDDKVVLTGNPRIRTLDGSYVADGPVMELHRGERRASIQGHTRITLPPLKDLGYDKAPEKKKAADTNNAGKAPTPQK from the coding sequence ATGAACCGGTTCCTCCGCGCCTCCGGCCTGTTTATCTCCGCCCTTCTCGCCGGGTCGGTCCTCCGCGCCGCCGACGCCCCGACCACGCCGACCGTCATCGAGGCCGACCGGTCCGACATGGTCAGCACCGAGGTGGAGACCACGTTCACGTTTCGCCAGAACGTGGTGGTGACCGCCACCAACATGAAGCTGATGTGCGACCAGCTCGTCGTCGTCGCCCCGCGCACCGGCGACACCAAGGCCACCTTCGGCACCCAGGAGAAGTTCAAGTCGCTCGTCGCCACCGGCCACGTGCGCATCCTGCAGAACGACCGCGAGGCCACCTGCGAACGCGCCGAGGTGTTCCCCGGCGACGACAAGGTCGTCCTCACCGGCAACCCGCGCATCCGCACGCTTGATGGCTCCTACGTCGCCGATGGCCCCGTGATGGAACTCCACCGCGGCGAACGTCGCGCGTCCATCCAGGGCCACACCCGCATCACGCTCCCGCCGCTGAAGGACCTCGGCTACGACAAGGCGCCCGAGAAGAAGAAGGCCGCCGACACCAACAACGCCGGGAAGGCGCCGACGCCGCAGAAATGA
- the lptB gene encoding LPS export ABC transporter ATP-binding protein: MSQPVVSEIHTSDLVKTFGQRTVVNGVNLTFRAGEIVGLLGPNGAGKTTTFYMIVGLIGATAGRVALDGQDITPLRMHERARRGIGYLPQEASVFRKLTVEENILAIVEAIGVPKRERRARVEAHLSELHLTHVTRQKAYTLSGGERRRLEIARALVAQPKFLLMDEPFAAIDPISVAEVQKMILQLKSRGIGVVVTDHNVRETLRIVDRAYLIHQGKVLTEGTGDFLIRDEQARKFYLGESFNL; this comes from the coding sequence ATGAGCCAGCCCGTCGTCTCGGAAATCCACACCTCGGACCTGGTCAAAACCTTTGGCCAGCGCACCGTCGTGAACGGCGTGAACCTCACGTTCCGCGCCGGCGAGATTGTCGGGCTCCTCGGGCCCAACGGCGCCGGCAAGACCACGACGTTCTACATGATCGTCGGCCTGATCGGCGCCACCGCCGGCCGCGTCGCGCTCGACGGCCAGGACATCACGCCGCTGCGGATGCACGAGCGCGCCCGCCGCGGCATCGGCTACCTGCCGCAGGAGGCCTCCGTCTTCCGCAAGCTCACGGTCGAGGAGAACATCCTCGCGATCGTCGAGGCCATCGGCGTGCCGAAGCGCGAGCGCCGCGCCCGCGTCGAGGCCCACCTTTCGGAGCTCCACCTCACGCACGTCACCCGCCAGAAGGCCTACACGCTCTCCGGCGGCGAACGGCGCCGGCTGGAGATCGCCCGCGCCCTGGTCGCCCAGCCGAAGTTCCTCCTCATGGATGAGCCCTTCGCGGCGATCGACCCCATCTCCGTCGCCGAGGTGCAGAAGATGATCCTCCAGCTGAAGTCCCGCGGCATCGGCGTCGTCGTCACCGACCACAACGTCCGCGAGACGCTCCGCATCGTCGACCGCGCCTACCTCATTCACCAGGGCAAGGTGCTCACCGAGGGCACCGGCGACTTCCTCATCCGCGACGAACAAGCCCGGAAGTTCTACCTCGGCGAAAGCTTCAACCTCTAG
- the rfbA gene encoding glucose-1-phosphate thymidylyltransferase RfbA, with the protein MLSDPATTSQPTSPSTAPRRGIILAGGSGTRLYPLTIAVSKQLMPVYDKPMVYYPLSVLMLAGIREVLVISTPQDLPLFERLLGTGENLGLKLSYAAQPKPEGLAQAFHIAEEVGFLKHEPAALVLGDNLFYGHDLVKSLGHAAARQEGATIFGYHVADPKSYGVVEFAPDGRVLSLEEKPAQPKSNYAIPGIYFYDRDVVAFSRRLKPSKRGELEITDLNRLYLEAGRLHVEILGRGTAWLDTGTHESLLDAGQFVSVIESRQGLKIACLEEIAWRQGWIDRATLDANIARLGKSSYGAYLRRIAEEKE; encoded by the coding sequence ATGCTATCCGATCCCGCGACCACCTCTCAGCCTACCTCCCCCAGCACCGCCCCGCGTCGCGGAATCATCCTCGCCGGCGGCTCGGGCACGCGCCTGTACCCGCTGACGATCGCCGTGAGCAAGCAGCTGATGCCGGTGTACGACAAACCAATGGTGTACTACCCGCTGTCGGTCCTGATGCTCGCCGGCATCCGCGAGGTGCTCGTCATCTCCACGCCGCAGGATCTGCCACTGTTCGAGCGCCTGCTGGGCACCGGCGAAAATCTCGGCCTCAAGCTGAGCTACGCCGCGCAGCCCAAGCCCGAGGGACTCGCCCAGGCGTTTCACATCGCCGAGGAGGTCGGCTTCCTGAAGCACGAGCCCGCGGCGCTCGTGCTGGGTGACAATCTCTTCTACGGCCACGACCTCGTGAAGTCGCTCGGCCACGCGGCGGCGCGGCAGGAGGGGGCGACAATCTTCGGTTACCACGTCGCCGATCCCAAGAGCTACGGCGTCGTCGAGTTCGCGCCGGACGGCCGCGTGCTCTCGCTCGAGGAGAAGCCGGCGCAACCGAAATCCAACTACGCCATCCCCGGCATCTATTTCTACGACCGCGACGTCGTGGCGTTCTCCCGCCGGCTGAAGCCCTCGAAGCGCGGCGAGCTCGAGATCACCGACCTCAACCGCCTCTACCTCGAAGCCGGCCGGCTGCACGTCGAGATCCTCGGGCGCGGCACGGCGTGGCTCGACACCGGGACGCACGAGTCGCTGCTCGATGCGGGCCAGTTCGTGAGCGTCATCGAGAGCCGCCAGGGCCTGAAGATCGCGTGCCTTGAGGAGATCGCCTGGCGGCAGGGCTGGATCGATCGCGCCACGCTTGACGCCAACATCGCCCGCCTCGGCAAATCCAGCTACGGCGCCTACCTCCGC
- a CDS encoding NAD-dependent epimerase/dehydratase family protein — protein MRILITGVCGFVGSTLARAFVESGRGHQLVGLDNFIRPGSEANREELKRLGVRLLHADLRAASDLESTPPVDWVIDAAANPSVLAGVDGRTSSRQLVEHNLVGTVNMLEFCKAHRAGFVLLSTSRVYAIAPLANLPIEAQGGAFRPRPGAALPPGVSAEGVSEGFSTQAPISLYGATKLASEALALEYGETFGLPVFINRCGVLAGAGQFGRPDQGIFAYWINSWLQRRPLRYIGFGGTGHQVRDCLHPRDLLPVLDQQLAAPKLAAADRIANFSGGIASATSLRQLSDWCAAHLGPHTVGADATPRVFDIPWMVLDSAKARQLWKWQPATPTAAILDEIAAHARQHPGWLDLSAPL, from the coding sequence ATGCGCATCCTCATCACCGGCGTTTGTGGTTTCGTCGGCAGTACCCTGGCCCGCGCATTCGTTGAATCCGGCCGCGGTCACCAACTCGTCGGCCTCGACAACTTCATCCGTCCCGGCAGCGAGGCGAACCGCGAAGAGCTGAAGCGGCTCGGCGTCAGACTGCTCCACGCCGATCTCCGCGCCGCCAGCGATCTCGAGTCCACCCCGCCCGTCGACTGGGTCATCGACGCCGCGGCCAACCCGAGCGTGCTCGCCGGCGTCGACGGGCGCACGAGTTCGCGCCAGCTCGTCGAGCACAACCTCGTCGGCACGGTGAACATGCTTGAGTTCTGCAAGGCGCACCGCGCGGGGTTCGTCCTCCTCAGCACCAGCCGCGTCTACGCCATCGCGCCGCTCGCGAACCTCCCGATCGAGGCGCAGGGCGGCGCGTTTCGGCCGCGCCCCGGCGCCGCCCTGCCGCCGGGTGTGTCCGCCGAGGGGGTCAGCGAGGGATTCTCCACCCAGGCCCCCATTTCGCTCTACGGCGCAACCAAGCTTGCCAGCGAGGCGCTCGCCCTCGAATACGGCGAGACCTTCGGGCTGCCGGTCTTCATCAACCGCTGCGGCGTCCTCGCCGGCGCCGGCCAGTTTGGCCGCCCGGACCAGGGCATTTTCGCCTACTGGATCAACAGCTGGCTCCAGCGCCGCCCGCTCCGCTACATCGGCTTCGGCGGCACCGGTCACCAGGTGCGCGACTGCCTGCACCCGCGCGACTTGCTGCCCGTCCTGGATCAACAGCTCGCCGCGCCGAAACTCGCGGCCGCCGACCGCATCGCCAATTTCTCCGGCGGCATCGCGTCCGCCACGTCCCTGCGGCAGCTCAGCGATTGGTGCGCCGCCCACCTCGGTCCGCACACCGTCGGTGCCGACGCCACCCCGCGCGTTTTCGACATTCCGTGGATGGTCCTCGACTCCGCCAAGGCCCGCCAGCTCTGGAAATGGCAGCCGGCGACACCCACGGCCGCCATCCTCGACGAGATTGCCGCCCATGCCCGCCAGCACCCCGGCTGGCTCGATCTTTCCGCACCGCTCTGA
- a CDS encoding sugar nucleotide-binding protein has protein sequence MIYLLGGSGYVGQAYQALLQRKGIPFRNLRRAELDYTQRATLVEALRRDRPEFLINAAGYTGKPNVDACELHKAECLFGNAVLPGTIAEACAEAGVPWGHVSSGCIYSGARPDGSGFTEEDTPNFTFRTNHCSFYSGTKALGEEVLAGKPQVYVWRLRIPFNAIDNPRNYLTKLLRYPKLLEATNSISQLEEFVAATFACWEKRIPFGTYNVTNPGAITTHEVVELIRQSGVSRKDFVFFKSEDEFMHVAAKTPRSNCVMDSTKLARAGISLTPVRDAVSAALRNWQATP, from the coding sequence ATGATCTACCTGCTCGGAGGTTCCGGATACGTCGGCCAGGCCTACCAGGCGCTCCTGCAGCGCAAGGGAATCCCCTTTCGTAATCTCCGCCGCGCGGAGCTCGACTACACCCAGCGCGCGACACTGGTGGAGGCGCTGCGCCGCGACCGGCCGGAGTTTCTGATCAATGCCGCCGGCTACACGGGCAAACCCAACGTCGACGCCTGCGAGCTGCACAAGGCCGAGTGCCTGTTCGGTAACGCCGTCCTCCCGGGCACGATCGCCGAGGCCTGCGCCGAGGCGGGCGTGCCGTGGGGCCATGTTTCCTCTGGCTGCATCTACAGCGGCGCACGGCCCGACGGCTCCGGGTTCACCGAGGAGGACACGCCGAACTTCACGTTCCGCACCAACCACTGCTCCTTCTACAGCGGCACCAAGGCGCTCGGTGAGGAGGTCCTCGCCGGCAAGCCGCAGGTGTACGTCTGGCGGCTGCGGATCCCGTTCAACGCCATCGACAATCCGCGCAACTACCTGACGAAGCTCCTGCGCTACCCGAAGCTGCTTGAGGCCACCAATTCGATTTCGCAGCTCGAGGAGTTCGTCGCCGCCACCTTTGCCTGCTGGGAGAAGCGCATTCCGTTCGGCACGTACAACGTGACCAACCCCGGCGCCATCACCACGCACGAGGTGGTCGAGCTGATTCGCCAAAGCGGCGTCAGCCGCAAGGACTTCGTCTTCTTCAAGAGCGAGGACGAGTTCATGCACGTCGCCGCGAAGACCCCGCGCTCCAACTGCGTGATGGACTCCACCAAGCTCGCCCGCGCCGGCATCTCCCTCACCCCCGTCCGCGATGCCGTTTCCGCCGCCCTCCGCAACTGGCAGGCGACTCCCTGA
- the hprK gene encoding HPr(Ser) kinase/phosphatase, whose product MQKSIHGITVAHFFESYKEKLKLELVTGEPGMHRLIHEGSINRPALALTGFFKYFANKRIQVLGAAEMTYMKTLTQQQQVQILDQMVRRGIPCIVLTRNYNPTHPMLAVAAEMKLPIMRTPMITMNWINLATLAIDNEFAPAGTEHATTLDIKGVGVMLRGDSGVGKSECALALIERGHSLVSDDLTVIKLLDERELMASSRPLNRGYMECRGIGIINVSEMFGIKSVRLEKRIDMVVSLKEWTPDVVEERTGLEENFYEILGIKLPHIELYVRPGRDIARLVEVAALTLALKKMGHDPARDFNDRLIAFMTTQANAPAPTKIKPVDREERSPG is encoded by the coding sequence ATGCAAAAATCGATCCACGGCATCACGGTCGCCCACTTCTTCGAATCGTATAAGGAAAAGCTGAAGCTCGAGCTGGTGACCGGCGAGCCGGGCATGCACCGGCTCATCCACGAGGGCAGCATCAACCGTCCCGCCCTCGCGCTCACCGGGTTCTTCAAATATTTCGCGAACAAGCGCATCCAGGTCCTCGGCGCCGCCGAGATGACCTACATGAAGACGCTCACGCAGCAGCAGCAGGTCCAGATTCTCGACCAGATGGTTCGCCGTGGCATCCCCTGCATCGTCCTCACGCGGAATTACAATCCGACGCATCCGATGCTCGCCGTCGCCGCCGAGATGAAGCTGCCGATCATGCGCACGCCCATGATCACGATGAACTGGATCAACCTGGCGACGCTCGCGATCGACAACGAGTTCGCTCCGGCCGGCACCGAGCACGCCACCACCCTCGATATCAAGGGCGTCGGCGTCATGCTCCGCGGCGACTCCGGCGTCGGCAAAAGCGAGTGCGCCCTGGCCCTCATCGAGCGCGGCCACTCGCTCGTCTCGGACGACCTCACCGTCATCAAGCTGCTCGACGAGCGTGAGCTCATGGCCTCGAGCCGCCCGCTCAATCGCGGCTACATGGAGTGCCGCGGCATCGGCATCATCAACGTCAGCGAAATGTTCGGCATCAAATCGGTCCGCCTCGAGAAGCGCATCGACATGGTGGTGTCGCTGAAGGAATGGACGCCCGACGTCGTCGAAGAGCGCACCGGCCTCGAGGAGAATTTCTACGAGATCCTCGGCATCAAGCTGCCGCACATCGAGCTCTACGTCCGCCCCGGCCGCGACATCGCCCGCCTCGTCGAGGTCGCCGCGCTTACCCTCGCGTTGAAGAAGATGGGCCACGATCCGGCGCGCGATTTCAACGACCGCCTGATCGCGTTCATGACCACCCAGGCCAACGCACCCGCGCCGACCAAGATCAAACCGGTCGACCGCGAGGAGCGCTCGCCGGGTTGA
- the rph gene encoding ribonuclease PH: MSNLPARVDGRQPSQLRPIHFEPNIAPNATGSVLASFGNTRVICAVMVEPNVPLWMKQQKVPGGWLTAEYSMLPYSTLDRKQRDSTRGKIDGRTIEIQRLIGRSLRAVIDLQKLGQNTLWIDCDVLQADGGTRTASITGAYLAARLAIQKLLDEKRLAENPISDSVAAVSVGLCGGRELLDLNYIEDKDAEVDFNIVMTGRGQFVEVQGSGEESTFSQTQLDALVALAQKGIKDLGAMQTAFLTKQLLGNLKL; this comes from the coding sequence ATGTCCAACCTCCCCGCGCGCGTGGACGGCCGTCAGCCGTCCCAACTCCGGCCCATCCATTTTGAGCCCAACATCGCGCCCAACGCCACCGGCTCCGTGCTGGCTTCGTTCGGCAACACCCGCGTGATCTGCGCGGTGATGGTCGAGCCCAACGTCCCGCTCTGGATGAAGCAGCAGAAGGTCCCGGGCGGCTGGCTGACCGCGGAATACTCGATGCTCCCTTACTCGACGCTCGACCGGAAGCAGCGCGACAGCACGCGCGGCAAGATCGACGGCCGCACGATCGAGATCCAGCGCCTCATCGGCCGCTCGCTCCGCGCCGTCATCGACCTCCAGAAGCTGGGCCAGAACACGCTCTGGATCGACTGCGACGTCCTGCAGGCCGACGGCGGGACGCGCACCGCCTCGATCACGGGCGCCTACCTGGCGGCCCGTCTCGCCATCCAGAAGCTGCTCGACGAAAAGCGGCTCGCCGAAAACCCGATCTCCGATTCCGTCGCCGCGGTCAGCGTCGGCCTGTGCGGCGGACGCGAACTGCTCGACCTGAATTACATCGAGGACAAGGACGCCGAGGTTGACTTCAACATCGTCATGACCGGCCGCGGCCAGTTCGTCGAAGTCCAGGGCAGCGGCGAGGAATCCACCTTCTCCCAGACCCAGCTCGACGCCCTCGTCGCCCTCGCCCAGAAGGGCATCAAGGATCTCGGGGCCATGCAGACTGCGTTCCTGACGAAGCAGTTGCTCGGCAACCTCAAGCTGTAA
- a CDS encoding four helix bundle protein: MAYRSFEELEVWQLARRLATDVYRELAACRDFGFRDQITRAACSISSNIAEGSERLHASEFVQFLGYAKGSAGETRNQLYLAADLGYMNPDRAEALRADVRRIGAKLYALIRSLQGS; encoded by the coding sequence ATGGCATACCGGTCATTTGAGGAATTGGAGGTCTGGCAGTTGGCGCGGAGACTCGCGACGGACGTCTATCGCGAGTTGGCGGCGTGCCGCGATTTCGGGTTCCGGGACCAGATCACTCGGGCCGCGTGCTCTATCTCTAGCAATATCGCCGAGGGTTCAGAGCGGCTGCACGCATCTGAGTTTGTTCAGTTCCTCGGGTACGCAAAGGGCTCGGCGGGCGAGACCCGCAACCAGCTCTATCTCGCCGCCGACCTCGGCTATATGAATCCCGACCGCGCCGAGGCGCTGCGCGCGGACGTACGGAGGATCGGCGCGAAGCTTTACGCGCTGATCCGCAGCCTCCAGGGTTCCTGA
- the rfbB gene encoding dTDP-glucose 4,6-dehydratase translates to MQLLVTGGCGFIGSNFIRQRLLERGSAVTRIVNLDALTYAGNPANLADLASDPRYVFAHGSIGDTELVSRLLAEHQIDAVVNFAAESHVDRSIDSPEPFVQTNVVGTLRLLNATRLYWTKLPTAKKDAFRFLHVSTDEVYGTLGPKDPAFTEETPFAPNSPYAASKAASDHLVRSYQHTFHLPTLTTNCSNNYGPYHFPEKLIPLMILNALEGKPLPVYGDGQQIRDWLYVEDHAAAIWLVLRQGRVGETYNIGGLNEQPNIEIVQRICALLDRKSPRADGQSYTTQITHVADRPGHDRRYSIDCAKLQRELGWAPKESFASGIEKTVDWYLNHRAWAAEITARSYARERLGVA, encoded by the coding sequence ATGCAACTTCTCGTCACCGGTGGATGTGGGTTTATTGGGTCGAACTTCATTCGTCAGCGGTTGCTCGAACGCGGGTCCGCGGTCACGCGGATCGTCAACCTCGACGCGCTGACGTACGCCGGCAACCCCGCCAACCTGGCGGATCTCGCGTCGGATCCGCGGTACGTCTTCGCCCACGGCAGCATCGGCGACACCGAGCTCGTCAGCCGGCTCCTCGCCGAGCACCAGATCGACGCCGTCGTGAACTTCGCGGCCGAGTCGCACGTCGATCGCTCCATCGATTCGCCCGAACCGTTCGTCCAGACCAACGTCGTCGGCACGCTGCGCCTCCTGAATGCCACGCGGCTCTACTGGACCAAGCTGCCCACCGCCAAGAAGGACGCGTTCCGCTTCCTGCACGTCTCGACCGACGAGGTCTACGGCACGCTGGGGCCCAAGGATCCGGCCTTCACCGAGGAGACGCCGTTCGCGCCCAACTCGCCGTACGCGGCGTCCAAGGCCGCAAGCGATCACCTGGTCCGCTCGTACCAGCACACGTTTCACCTGCCGACGCTGACGACGAACTGCTCGAACAACTACGGGCCGTACCACTTTCCCGAGAAGCTGATCCCGCTGATGATCCTCAACGCCCTCGAGGGCAAACCGCTGCCGGTGTACGGCGATGGCCAGCAGATCCGCGACTGGCTCTACGTCGAGGACCACGCCGCCGCCATCTGGCTCGTGCTGCGCCAGGGCCGCGTGGGCGAGACCTACAACATCGGCGGGCTCAACGAGCAGCCGAACATCGAGATCGTGCAGCGCATCTGCGCGCTGCTCGACCGCAAGTCCCCGCGCGCCGACGGCCAGAGCTACACCACCCAGATCACGCACGTGGCCGACCGCCCCGGCCACGACCGCCGCTATTCGATCGATTGCGCGAAGCTCCAGCGCGAGCTCGGCTGGGCCCCGAAAGAATCCTTCGCCAGCGGCATCGAGAAAACCGTCGACTGGTACCTGAATCACCGCGCCTGGGCCGCGGAGATCACCGCGCGTTCCTACGCCCGCGAGCGCCTTGGCGTCGCCTGA
- a CDS encoding glycosyltransferase family 2 protein: MSAAPLLNLFSVVIPARDEEESLPATLGDIHRAFTAAGIPHEIVVVDDGSKDRTWAVLQDLKKTIPTLAPVRNTGENGFGRAVVFGLDHSQGDAVVIMMADASDDPADAVKYWRLLNEGYDCAFGSRFVPGGRVIDYPRVKLFVNRLANFLVRVGFHIPLNDTTNAFKAYRRTVIDGCRPYLAPHFNLTVEIPLKAIVRGYSFTVTPISWRNRKYGVAKLKIKEMGSRYFFICAYVWLEKYFSRGDYRRKAVAAPLPPTTAVR, translated from the coding sequence ATGTCCGCCGCGCCCCTGCTCAACCTGTTCTCCGTCGTCATCCCCGCACGCGACGAGGAGGAGTCCCTCCCCGCCACGCTCGGTGACATTCACCGCGCCTTCACCGCCGCGGGCATCCCCCACGAGATCGTCGTGGTGGACGACGGCAGCAAGGACCGCACCTGGGCCGTGCTGCAGGACCTGAAAAAAACGATCCCCACCCTCGCGCCCGTCCGCAACACGGGCGAAAACGGCTTCGGCCGCGCCGTCGTCTTCGGCCTCGACCACAGCCAGGGGGATGCCGTCGTGATCATGATGGCCGACGCCTCCGACGACCCCGCGGACGCCGTCAAATACTGGCGATTGCTCAACGAGGGCTACGACTGCGCCTTCGGCAGCCGCTTCGTCCCGGGCGGGCGCGTGATCGATTACCCGCGGGTGAAGCTGTTCGTGAACCGGCTCGCCAACTTTCTGGTGCGCGTCGGCTTTCACATTCCGCTCAACGACACGACCAACGCCTTCAAGGCCTATCGGCGCACCGTGATCGATGGCTGCCGCCCCTACCTGGCCCCGCATTTCAACCTCACCGTCGAGATCCCGCTCAAGGCGATCGTCCGCGGCTACTCCTTCACCGTCACTCCGATCTCCTGGCGCAACCGCAAGTACGGCGTCGCGAAGTTGAAGATCAAGGAGATGGGCAGCCGGTACTTCTTCATCTGCGCCTACGTGTGGCTCGAGAAGTACTTCAGCCGCGGCGATTACCGGCGCAAGGCCGTCGCCGCCCCGCTGCCTCCGACCACCGCCGTCCGTTGA